In one Pseudomonas sp. SG20056 genomic region, the following are encoded:
- the rfbF gene encoding glucose-1-phosphate cytidylyltransferase, which yields MKAVILAGGLGTRISEESHLKPKPMIEIGGKPIIWHIMKIYSHYGINDFVICLGYKGYVIKEYFANYFLHMSDVTFDMAENRMHIHQRHAEPWRVTLVDTGESTGTGGRLKRVRDYLGDETFCFTYGDGVSDIDIPALIAFHKQHGRLATVTAVQPPGRYGALDVQGQVVSGFQEKPLGDGGWINGGFFVLEPAVINYIEDDATTWEFEPMRALASEGQLMSHLHRGFWQPMDTLRDRVLLEDRWKSGEAEWQLWR from the coding sequence ATGAAGGCAGTGATTTTGGCCGGTGGTTTGGGCACTCGTATCAGCGAGGAGTCCCACCTCAAGCCAAAGCCCATGATCGAGATCGGCGGCAAACCGATCATTTGGCACATCATGAAAATCTACTCTCACTATGGCATCAATGATTTCGTTATTTGCCTGGGCTACAAGGGCTATGTAATCAAGGAATATTTTGCCAACTACTTCCTGCACATGTCGGATGTCACCTTTGACATGGCCGAAAACCGTATGCACATACATCAGCGTCACGCTGAACCGTGGCGCGTAACGCTGGTTGATACGGGTGAGTCAACGGGTACAGGCGGTCGTCTTAAGCGTGTACGCGACTACCTGGGTGATGAGACCTTCTGCTTTACCTACGGTGATGGGGTGTCCGATATCGACATCCCTGCATTGATCGCTTTCCACAAGCAGCATGGCAGATTGGCCACTGTTACCGCAGTACAACCACCAGGTCGCTACGGTGCACTTGATGTCCAAGGGCAGGTGGTCAGCGGGTTTCAGGAGAAGCCACTGGGTGATGGTGGTTGGATCAACGGCGGTTTTTTTGTACTGGAACCGGCGGTCATCAACTATATCGAGGATGACGCCACGACCTGGGAGTTTGAGCCCATGCGTGCGCTGGCAAGCGAAGGGCAGTTGATGAGTCACCTGCATCGCGGTTTCTGGCAGCCGATGGACACTCTGCGTGACCGGGTGCTATTGGAAGATCGCTGGAAAAGCGGTGAAGCGGAGTGGCAGCTATGGCGGTGA
- a CDS encoding flagellar hook-associated protein 3 has product MVMRISSIQAFNNGVSGLGRNYSNLIRTQEQISSGNRILTPADDPVASVRLLQLEQQQAVLGQYKENLTAAKNSLTQEETTITSVVNVLQRIRELAVQAGGGALSGDDRRSIAKELSEREGELLNLMNSRNARGEYLFSGFLGKTEPFLRNPDGTYSYQGDEGQRSLQVAGSSSVAINDNGKRLFEDVSNANRIINALGVNNAALPTPPLPATNIPALPAADQRVFMSPGLVQDNQTFNSNFRAGEPYSLAFVSGTEFRIYDSAGADVTSEVPGGGLIDPLVSGGNTINFRGMRFQLDVVLQPGDNELDLDNLLADTATPGTPGINTHSFTLQSAPTDFAVNRSSTNNSAAIVAPAGISNQATFDSQFPTSGVVLRFTDDTNYEVYSQPVGPGSPILATGTVVGPYPATFSVFGADFTLSAPAAVAGGDEFGVQPQFQEQRSILNTISRLRQALESSPTSPAGNLGVRNEVAIALTNLDSGMGKVLEVQTEIGARLNLIDTTEIDNEDVTLVNKAVQADLRELDYAEALSRLSFQTIILEAAQQSYVKIAGLNLFNQLR; this is encoded by the coding sequence ATGGTGATGCGCATCTCTTCGATCCAGGCCTTCAATAACGGTGTCAGCGGCCTTGGGCGCAACTATTCCAACCTGATCCGCACTCAGGAGCAGATCAGCAGTGGTAACCGTATTCTTACCCCGGCCGATGATCCGGTAGCGTCGGTGCGTTTGCTACAGCTCGAACAGCAGCAGGCGGTATTGGGCCAGTACAAGGAAAACCTCACCGCTGCGAAGAACAGCCTGACTCAGGAAGAAACCACCATCACCTCGGTGGTCAATGTATTGCAGCGCATTCGCGAATTGGCAGTGCAAGCCGGTGGTGGTGCATTGTCAGGCGATGACCGCAGATCGATTGCCAAGGAGTTGAGTGAGCGTGAGGGTGAGCTGCTTAACCTGATGAACAGTCGTAACGCTCGCGGCGAGTATCTCTTCAGTGGCTTTCTCGGTAAAACCGAACCCTTTCTGCGTAACCCCGACGGCACCTATTCCTATCAGGGTGATGAGGGGCAGCGCAGCCTGCAGGTAGCCGGCTCAAGCAGTGTGGCGATCAACGACAACGGCAAACGGCTGTTTGAAGACGTAAGCAATGCCAATCGGATTATTAATGCGCTTGGCGTCAATAACGCCGCGTTACCAACGCCGCCATTGCCAGCTACAAACATTCCGGCGCTGCCGGCGGCAGATCAGCGGGTCTTTATGTCGCCTGGTCTGGTACAGGACAATCAGACCTTCAACAGCAATTTTCGCGCAGGCGAGCCGTACTCGCTGGCGTTTGTCAGTGGCACCGAATTTCGCATCTATGACAGCGCCGGTGCAGACGTGACATCCGAAGTGCCAGGTGGTGGCTTGATTGACCCCCTCGTCAGCGGCGGCAATACCATCAATTTTCGCGGCATGCGTTTTCAGTTGGATGTGGTGTTGCAGCCTGGTGATAACGAGTTGGATCTGGATAACCTGCTGGCCGATACCGCCACGCCGGGAACGCCGGGCATTAATACCCATAGTTTCACCCTGCAGTCGGCGCCCACGGACTTTGCCGTCAACCGCTCATCAACCAACAATTCGGCCGCGATTGTTGCTCCGGCGGGTATTAGCAACCAGGCAACCTTTGACAGCCAGTTTCCGACTTCCGGGGTTGTTCTGCGCTTTACCGACGATACCAACTATGAGGTCTACTCCCAGCCCGTTGGGCCGGGTAGCCCGATACTCGCCACCGGCACAGTGGTCGGGCCTTATCCGGCCACCTTCAGCGTGTTCGGTGCTGATTTCACCCTGTCAGCCCCGGCAGCGGTTGCTGGCGGCGACGAGTTCGGCGTACAACCGCAGTTTCAGGAGCAGCGCAGTATTCTCAACACCATCAGCCGCCTGCGTCAGGCGCTGGAATCATCACCGACATCCCCTGCCGGTAACCTTGGTGTCCGTAACGAAGTGGCAATTGCCTTGACCAATCTGGATAGCGGGATGGGCAAGGTGTTGGAAGTGCAGACCGAGATCGGTGCGCGGTTGAACTTGATTGACACTACCGAAATTGATAACGAAGACGTCACCCTAGTCAACAAGGCCGTGCAAGCTGATCTACGTGAGTTGGATTACGCCGAGGCACTGTCGCGTTTGTCATTCCAGACCATCATTCTCGAAGCCGCGCAGCAGAGCTACGTGAAGATTGCCGGGCTGAATCTGTTTAATCAGTTGCGCTGA
- the flgK gene encoding flagellar hook-associated protein FlgK, producing the protein MADLLNIGLSGLAANKTSLAVTGHNITNVNTPGFSRQETVQATRIPQFSGAGYIGSGTTLVDVRRIYNDFLNTQVRSSTALNSDTQSYLGQINQLDSLLAGSTTGVNPGLQKVFAALQTAAEDPANIPARQLALSEAEGLAKRFNTVYDRLYEQNAFINKQLSAVTDQVNQLATSIAGYNDAIAIAASNGQQPNDLLDAREEAVRKLSTFIGVTVVAQDDSSYNLFVGSGQPLVVGSTAARLEVSPGLSDPLRSEVQFVSGSSRQGITSLITGGEMGGLIRYREDVLDTTLNAVGRLALSVTDQVNRQLGQGLDLNGQFGNGLFRELNDPILIGQRSLARVGNSDPLANLNVLIEDTTQLATSDYEVEFTNATDYTVRRVSDGTNFGPFDITVVPAAEFDGISLNVASGTFAAGDRFRVMPTRNAGESIRADMKRPEELAFAAPLKSQTSPANIGTGVISQPTLLTEIDIYDPVAQTDLETSLRNAPPLRIVMGAGGGATQGYDVVDINGNVIDTGVIVPGQNNTLTITVPATAGPPAVPVPFDYEVTISGRPQAGDNFSVSFNTNGVSDNRNALKLIDLQNRTTIGINPLAPDTTGSSFTDAYGDLVERVGTLTSQARVDGEATGAILKQATDNRDSISAVNLDEEAAKLIQFEQYYQASAQIIQVARSLFDTLINTF; encoded by the coding sequence ATGGCTGACTTACTCAATATTGGCCTGTCCGGTCTTGCCGCGAACAAGACTTCGCTGGCAGTCACCGGTCACAACATCACCAACGTCAATACGCCGGGCTTCTCGCGCCAGGAGACTGTCCAGGCCACGCGTATTCCGCAGTTCAGCGGTGCCGGTTATATCGGCTCGGGCACCACGCTGGTTGATGTGCGACGCATCTATAACGACTTCCTCAATACCCAGGTACGCAGCAGCACCGCGCTTAACAGCGATACCCAGAGCTATCTGGGGCAGATCAATCAGCTCGATTCATTGCTGGCCGGCAGTACCACCGGCGTCAACCCTGGGCTGCAGAAGGTGTTTGCCGCACTGCAAACTGCGGCCGAGGACCCGGCCAACATTCCCGCGCGGCAGTTGGCGCTGTCCGAAGCCGAGGGCTTGGCCAAGCGCTTCAATACCGTGTATGACCGCTTGTACGAGCAGAACGCCTTTATCAACAAGCAGCTCTCGGCAGTGACTGATCAGGTCAATCAGTTGGCCACCTCGATTGCCGGTTATAACGATGCCATTGCCATTGCCGCATCCAATGGACAGCAGCCCAACGATTTGCTCGATGCTCGCGAGGAGGCAGTGCGTAAGCTGTCGACCTTTATTGGGGTGACTGTGGTGGCCCAGGATGACAGCAGCTACAACCTGTTTGTCGGCTCCGGTCAGCCGTTGGTGGTGGGCAGTACGGCTGCGCGTCTGGAGGTGAGTCCTGGGCTGTCTGACCCACTGCGCAGTGAAGTGCAGTTTGTCAGCGGCAGCTCACGTCAGGGCATTACTTCGCTGATTACTGGCGGCGAGATGGGTGGGTTGATCCGCTACCGTGAAGATGTGCTGGACACCACGCTGAACGCGGTCGGGCGTCTGGCGTTGTCCGTAACCGATCAAGTCAACCGTCAGCTGGGGCAGGGCCTGGATCTCAATGGCCAGTTCGGCAATGGTCTGTTTCGTGAGCTCAATGACCCCATCCTGATTGGGCAGCGCAGCCTGGCGCGGGTTGGCAACAGCGACCCCTTGGCCAACCTGAATGTGCTGATCGAGGACACCACGCAGCTGGCCACCAGCGATTACGAAGTGGAATTCACCAACGCCACGGACTACACCGTACGGCGGGTCAGTGATGGCACCAACTTTGGCCCCTTCGATATCACCGTGGTGCCAGCGGCGGAGTTCGACGGCATCTCGCTGAACGTCGCCAGCGGCACCTTTGCCGCCGGGGACCGCTTTCGGGTGATGCCGACGCGCAATGCGGGCGAGTCCATCCGTGCGGATATGAAACGGCCGGAAGAGCTGGCTTTTGCCGCGCCACTGAAATCACAGACCAGTCCGGCGAATATCGGTACCGGGGTGATCAGCCAGCCAACCCTGCTGACTGAGATCGACATCTATGACCCGGTCGCACAAACCGATCTGGAAACCAGTCTGCGCAATGCGCCGCCGCTGCGCATTGTCATGGGTGCCGGTGGTGGGGCAACTCAGGGTTATGATGTGGTGGATATCAATGGCAACGTCATTGATACCGGGGTAATCGTGCCGGGTCAGAACAACACCCTGACCATCACTGTGCCGGCGACAGCCGGCCCACCTGCGGTGCCAGTGCCCTTCGATTACGAAGTGACCATCAGCGGTCGGCCACAAGCAGGCGATAACTTTTCGGTTTCCTTCAACACCAATGGGGTGTCTGATAACCGTAACGCCTTGAAGCTGATTGATCTGCAAAACCGCACGACGATCGGTATCAACCCCTTGGCGCCGGATACCACCGGTTCAAGCTTTACCGATGCCTATGGCGATCTGGTGGAGCGGGTGGGCACCCTGACCAGTCAGGCGCGGGTCGATGGCGAGGCTACTGGTGCCATTCTCAAGCAGGCCACTGACAACCGAGATTCGATTTCAGCGGTCAATCTGGATGAAGAAGCGGCCAAATTGATTCAGTTCGAGCAGTACTACCAGGCCTCGGCGCAGATCATTCAAGTTGCCCGTAGCCTGTTCGATACACTGATTAACACGTTCTGA
- the flgJ gene encoding flagellar assembly peptidoglycan hydrolase FlgJ: MDSRLSAGLLGGTSTVDSGAYNDLNRLNQFKVGGDSEKNIKKVAQEFESLFLNEMLKAMRSANEVFGEGNFMNSNESKTYQDMHDQQLSVTMSNHQNGIGLADVLVRQMSKIKDASSRPNPFAQVDEPVPSAPSKPLARVDGARDDTSLINQRRLSLPGKLTDRLLAGIVPSATAAEGQPLAQNDWIPAKAFAAPADTALGLNGTDAITGRRIAQPPLAPGKAAFGSKDEFIAAMLPMAEKAAEKIGVDPRYLVAQAALETGWGKSIIRQQDGTSSHNLFGIKTHNTWEGDSARVLTTEFKGGKAVKEAASFRAYDSFEHSFNDFVSFLQGNGRYEKALASTDKPEQFARELQKAGYATDPQYARKIAQIARQMQTYQTVAAVGTPSTNG, translated from the coding sequence ATGGACTCTCGCCTTTCAGCCGGTTTGCTCGGCGGCACCAGCACTGTCGACAGTGGTGCCTATAACGATCTCAATCGCCTCAACCAATTCAAGGTTGGCGGTGACAGCGAAAAGAACATCAAGAAGGTGGCTCAGGAGTTCGAGTCGCTGTTTCTCAATGAAATGCTCAAGGCCATGCGCTCGGCCAACGAAGTGTTCGGTGAAGGCAACTTCATGAACAGCAACGAGAGCAAAACCTACCAAGACATGCATGACCAGCAGCTGTCGGTGACCATGTCCAATCACCAGAACGGTATCGGCCTGGCCGACGTGCTGGTGCGGCAAATGTCGAAGATCAAGGATGCGAGCAGCCGCCCTAATCCGTTTGCCCAGGTCGATGAGCCGGTGCCGAGCGCGCCGAGCAAACCCTTGGCCAGGGTCGACGGTGCACGTGACGACACCTCATTGATCAACCAGCGGCGCCTGTCTCTGCCGGGCAAGCTGACGGACCGTCTGCTGGCGGGCATCGTGCCTTCGGCCACGGCCGCCGAGGGGCAGCCGTTGGCACAGAATGACTGGATTCCGGCCAAGGCTTTTGCCGCCCCCGCCGATACCGCGCTGGGGCTCAACGGCACGGATGCGATCACCGGCCGGCGAATTGCCCAACCACCGCTGGCACCGGGCAAAGCCGCGTTCGGCTCTAAAGATGAGTTTATTGCTGCCATGTTGCCGATGGCCGAGAAGGCCGCCGAGAAGATTGGCGTCGATCCGCGTTACCTGGTGGCTCAGGCCGCATTGGAAACCGGTTGGGGCAAATCGATCATTCGTCAGCAGGACGGCACCAGCAGCCACAACCTGTTTGGCATCAAGACCCACAACACCTGGGAAGGCGACTCGGCGCGAGTGCTGACCACTGAATTCAAGGGTGGTAAAGCGGTCAAGGAGGCCGCTTCGTTTCGTGCCTATGACTCCTTCGAGCACAGCTTTAACGATTTTGTGAGCTTCCTGCAGGGCAATGGCCGCTACGAGAAAGCCCTGGCCAGCACTGACAAGCCTGAACAGTTCGCCCGAGAGCTGCAGAAAGCCGGCTACGCCACGGACCCGCAATACGCCCGCAAGATTGCTCAGATAGCACGGCAGATGCAGACCTATCAAACAGTCGCGGCAGTCGGTACGCCGTCCACCAACGGATGA
- a CDS encoding flagellar basal body P-ring protein FlgI has product MTLPKYLVVVAALLMASLAQAERLKDLASIQGVRTNQLIGYGLVVGLNGSGDQTTQTPFTVQTFNNMMAQFGIKVPQGGNVQLKNVAAVSIHADLPAFAKPGQTIDITVSSIGNAKSLRGGSLLMTPLKGIDGNVYAIAQGNLVVGGFDAEGGDGSRITVNVPSAGRIPGGATVERPVPSGFDQGNTLTLNLNRPDFTTAKNIVDHINELLGPGVAQAVDGGSIRVSAPLDPGQRVDYLSILENLEVEIGQAVAKVIINSRTGTIVIGQNVRVQPAAVTHGSLTVTITEDPIVSQPEALSGGQTAVVPRSKVNAEEEAKPMFKFGPGTTLDEIVRAVNQVGASPSDLMAILEALKQAGALQADLIVI; this is encoded by the coding sequence ATGACGCTTCCCAAATACCTAGTGGTTGTAGCCGCCTTGCTGATGGCTTCGCTGGCTCAGGCCGAGCGGCTCAAGGACCTGGCCAGCATTCAGGGCGTGCGCACCAACCAGTTGATCGGTTACGGCCTGGTGGTCGGCCTTAATGGCAGTGGCGACCAGACCACGCAAACGCCGTTCACCGTGCAGACCTTCAACAACATGATGGCGCAGTTCGGTATCAAGGTGCCGCAGGGTGGCAACGTGCAGCTTAAGAACGTTGCAGCGGTTTCGATCCATGCGGATCTGCCGGCATTCGCCAAGCCCGGGCAGACCATCGACATCACCGTGTCCTCCATCGGTAACGCCAAAAGCCTGCGCGGCGGCAGCCTGTTGATGACCCCGCTCAAGGGCATCGACGGCAACGTTTACGCCATTGCTCAGGGCAACTTGGTGGTCGGCGGTTTTGATGCCGAAGGCGGTGATGGTTCACGGATTACCGTCAACGTACCGTCGGCTGGGCGCATTCCCGGTGGGGCGACGGTTGAACGACCGGTGCCAAGCGGTTTCGATCAGGGCAACACCCTGACCCTCAACCTCAATCGTCCGGATTTCACCACCGCCAAGAACATCGTCGACCATATCAACGAACTGCTTGGTCCGGGTGTGGCGCAGGCAGTCGACGGTGGTTCGATTCGCGTCAGTGCACCACTGGATCCGGGTCAGCGGGTGGATTACCTGTCGATTCTGGAAAATCTCGAAGTCGAGATCGGTCAGGCAGTAGCCAAGGTCATCATCAACTCGCGCACTGGCACCATCGTGATTGGCCAGAACGTGCGCGTACAGCCTGCCGCTGTGACCCACGGCAGCCTGACCGTGACCATCACCGAAGACCCGATCGTCAGTCAGCCGGAAGCACTGTCCGGTGGCCAAACGGCCGTAGTGCCGCGCTCGAAGGTGAATGCCGAAGAAGAAGCCAAGCCGATGTTCAAGTTCGGCCCGGGGACCACGTTGGATGAAATCGTCCGCGCGGTGAATCAGGTGGGCGCTTCGCCTTCCGACCTTATGGCCATCCTGGAGGCGCTGAAACAAGCCGGCGCTCTGCAGGCTGATCTGATCGTGATTTAA
- the flgH gene encoding flagellar basal body L-ring protein FlgH: MNRLIIISALLGPLALSGCMAPAPKPDDPYYAPVMPRTPLPAAQNNGSIYQAGFENGLFGDRKAYRVGDIITITLNERTQASKNSNSQISKDSSANLGVPNLFGMTVAPKNPLAGLSALGLTNDTLGLDASFDATRSADGSGAAGQSNSLTGSITVSVAEVMPNGVLLVRGEKWMTLNTGDELVRIAGLVRADDIATDNTVSSTRIADARITYSGTGAFADASQPGWMSRFFISPMWPF; this comes from the coding sequence ATGAACCGGCTGATAATCATAAGTGCACTGCTTGGCCCCCTGGCTTTGAGTGGCTGCATGGCTCCCGCGCCTAAGCCGGATGATCCCTATTACGCGCCGGTGATGCCGCGGACTCCGCTGCCCGCAGCGCAGAACAACGGTTCGATCTATCAGGCCGGTTTCGAGAATGGTCTGTTCGGTGATCGCAAGGCTTACCGCGTGGGTGACATCATCACCATCACCCTGAATGAGCGCACTCAGGCCAGCAAGAACAGCAACAGCCAGATCAGTAAAGACAGCTCGGCCAATCTCGGCGTGCCTAACCTGTTCGGTATGACGGTGGCACCAAAAAATCCACTGGCAGGCCTCAGTGCCTTGGGCCTGACCAATGACACTCTGGGGCTGGATGCCAGCTTTGATGCCACCCGTTCAGCTGATGGTTCTGGTGCTGCCGGGCAGAGTAATAGCCTGACCGGTTCGATCACCGTATCGGTAGCCGAAGTGATGCCCAACGGTGTACTGCTGGTGCGTGGTGAAAAGTGGATGACCCTTAATACCGGCGATGAGCTGGTACGGATTGCTGGTCTGGTGCGCGCGGATGACATCGCCACCGACAACACCGTGTCCTCGACCCGAATTGCCGATGCGCGCATCACCTACTCGGGTACTGGCGCCTTCGCCGATGCCAGCCAGCCAGGCTGGATGAGCCGTTTCTTTATTAGCCCAATGTGGCCGTTCTGA
- the flgG gene encoding flagellar basal-body rod protein FlgG, with the protein MLPALWVSKTGLSAQDMNLTTISNNLANVSTTGFKRDRAEFEDLLYQIRRQPGGQSSQDSQLPSGLQLGTGVRVVGTQKIFTAGSLQTTEQPLDMAINGRGFFQVLLPDGTVSYTRDGSFHLNSDGQVVTSNGYALEPAIVLPNEVRTFTVGEDGTVSVTTSGNPQPQIVGNLQTADFINPAGLEAIGNNLFLETASSGAPQVGTPGLNGLGTTLQNTLENSNVSVVEELVNMITTQRAYEMNSKVISTADQMLGFISQNL; encoded by the coding sequence ATGCTTCCGGCACTGTGGGTCAGCAAGACCGGTCTGTCCGCTCAGGACATGAACCTGACCACCATTTCCAACAACCTGGCCAACGTTTCGACCACTGGCTTCAAGCGTGATCGCGCCGAGTTCGAGGATCTCCTGTACCAGATCCGTCGTCAGCCAGGCGGCCAGTCCAGTCAGGACAGCCAACTGCCGTCCGGCTTACAGCTGGGTACCGGTGTGCGGGTCGTCGGCACGCAGAAGATCTTCACTGCCGGTAGCCTGCAAACCACCGAGCAGCCGCTGGATATGGCGATCAACGGCCGGGGTTTTTTTCAGGTGCTGCTGCCTGATGGCACCGTGTCCTACACCCGTGATGGCAGCTTTCACCTGAACTCCGATGGTCAGGTGGTGACCTCCAACGGTTATGCCCTGGAGCCCGCCATCGTACTGCCCAACGAGGTGCGCACCTTTACTGTGGGTGAAGACGGCACCGTGTCGGTGACTACATCCGGCAACCCGCAGCCGCAGATCGTTGGCAACCTGCAAACCGCCGACTTTATCAACCCGGCAGGTCTGGAAGCGATCGGCAACAACCTGTTTCTGGAAACCGCTTCCAGTGGCGCTCCGCAGGTCGGTACGCCTGGCCTGAACGGTCTGGGCACCACGCTGCAAAATACCCTGGAAAACTCCAACGTCAGCGTGGTCGAGGAACTGGTGAACATGATCACCACTCAGCGCGCCTATGAAATGAACTCCAAGGTCATTTCCACTGCTGACCAGATGCTCGGCTTTATTTCGCAGAATCTTTGA
- a CDS encoding flagellar basal body rod protein FlgF codes for MDKMLYVSMTGAHNNTLAQRAHANNLANITTNGFRRDFEQARSMPIFGDSYPSRVYAMSERPGTDFTPGSLQETGRDLDVAVGGKGWLAVQAPDGSEAYVRTASLNVDALGVLRTGNGLPVMGNAGPIAVPPEQKIEIGKDGTISIRALGEAPNVLAEVDRLKLVNPDLKQMEKGTDGLIRFKGQGPVQADANMEITSGFLESSNVNAVEEMTAILSLSRQFELQVKMMRTAEDNSSAMARVLQMT; via the coding sequence ATGGACAAGATGCTGTACGTTTCCATGACTGGCGCCCACAACAACACCCTGGCCCAGCGTGCCCATGCCAACAACCTGGCAAACATCACCACCAATGGTTTCCGCCGGGATTTCGAGCAGGCGCGTTCCATGCCGATCTTTGGTGACAGTTATCCGTCGCGGGTCTACGCCATGAGCGAGCGTCCAGGTACTGACTTCACTCCAGGCTCTTTGCAGGAAACCGGTCGCGATCTGGATGTGGCTGTTGGCGGCAAGGGTTGGCTGGCTGTGCAGGCCCCCGATGGCAGCGAAGCCTATGTGCGTACCGCCAGCCTGAACGTTGATGCGCTGGGTGTACTGCGCACCGGCAATGGCTTGCCGGTGATGGGCAACGCCGGGCCGATTGCGGTGCCGCCGGAGCAGAAAATCGAAATCGGCAAGGACGGCACCATCAGTATTCGTGCCTTGGGTGAGGCGCCCAATGTGTTGGCCGAAGTGGACCGTCTGAAACTGGTCAACCCGGACCTCAAGCAGATGGAAAAGGGCACCGACGGCCTGATCCGCTTCAAGGGCCAAGGCCCGGTACAGGCGGACGCCAATATGGAGATTACCTCGGGCTTTCTCGAATCGAGCAACGTCAACGCCGTGGAAGAGATGACTGCGATCCTCTCGCTGTCCCGCCAATTCGAATTGCAAGTGAAGATGATGCGCACCGCCGAAGACAATTCGTCGGCCATGGCGCGCGTCTTGCAGATGACCTAA
- the flgE gene encoding flagellar hook protein FlgE — MGFNIGLSGLRAATSDLNVTGNNIANAGTAGFKQSRAEFADVYAASVLGSGSNPQGSGVLLADVSQLFNQGNINYTQNALDLAINGNGFFVTSNNGEVSYTRAGYFGTDREGFMVNNFGYRLQGYAVDANGNLQNGVVDDLQIQTASQEPRATESILQTFNVNSTNVRPTNAGTMAAPTFDPTDPLSYNSSTSLNIYDSQGNSHVMTQYFVKDAAPANNSWTMHVLIDGVNPRDPSSTQPFSYDLNYDAAGQLATPAFTPIQAVPGTPGPLEAPNIPGTAVNGVIPFAQADWIPAERDPVSGNLVPNGADSATAGFTFDMRGSTQFASAFAVSSVSQDGYTTGQLSGLEIDDTGVIFARYTNGQSRVQGQVILANFANVQGLTPVGKTAWVQSFQSGEPVVGTPRSGTLGALQSGALEDSNVELSDQLVNLIVAQRNYQANAKTIETESAVTQTIINLR, encoded by the coding sequence ATGGGTTTCAATATCGGTCTTAGCGGTCTACGTGCGGCGACCAGTGACCTTAACGTGACCGGTAACAATATCGCCAACGCCGGGACTGCCGGTTTCAAACAGTCGCGTGCCGAGTTTGCCGATGTCTATGCCGCTTCCGTGCTCGGTTCCGGCTCGAACCCGCAGGGCAGTGGCGTGTTGTTGGCGGATGTGTCGCAGCTGTTCAATCAGGGCAACATCAATTACACGCAGAACGCTCTGGATCTGGCTATTAACGGTAACGGCTTTTTCGTCACCAGCAACAATGGCGAGGTCAGTTATACCCGTGCCGGCTATTTTGGTACCGACCGTGAAGGTTTTATGGTCAACAACTTTGGCTACAGGCTGCAGGGTTATGCGGTTGACGCCAACGGCAATCTGCAGAATGGCGTGGTCGATGACCTGCAAATCCAGACCGCCAGTCAGGAGCCGCGTGCGACCGAGAGCATTCTGCAGACGTTCAACGTCAACTCGACCAATGTGCGGCCAACCAATGCGGGCACCATGGCGGCTCCGACCTTCGACCCCACGGATCCGCTTTCTTATAACTCCTCGACCTCTCTGAATATCTATGACAGTCAGGGTAACTCCCATGTCATGACGCAGTACTTCGTCAAGGATGCAGCACCGGCTAACAACAGCTGGACCATGCATGTGCTGATTGACGGAGTTAACCCACGCGATCCGTCGAGTACTCAGCCGTTCAGTTACGACCTCAACTACGACGCTGCTGGTCAGTTAGCTACGCCAGCGTTCACTCCGATTCAGGCTGTGCCTGGTACTCCCGGGCCGCTGGAGGCCCCGAACATTCCAGGGACAGCCGTCAACGGTGTGATTCCATTTGCTCAGGCAGACTGGATTCCCGCTGAGCGTGACCCGGTGAGCGGTAACTTGGTGCCCAATGGGGCAGACAGCGCTACAGCGGGCTTTACCTTCGATATGCGCGGTTCTACGCAATTCGCCAGTGCCTTTGCCGTCAGCAGTGTCAGTCAGGATGGTTACACCACCGGCCAGCTCTCAGGGCTTGAGATTGACGATACCGGGGTGATATTCGCGCGCTACACCAATGGCCAATCGCGGGTGCAGGGGCAGGTGATTCTGGCCAATTTCGCCAACGTGCAAGGCCTGACTCCAGTGGGCAAGACTGCCTGGGTGCAGTCGTTCCAGTCGGGTGAGCCCGTGGTTGGTACGCCGCGCAGTGGCACCCTGGGTGCTTTGCAGTCGGGTGCGCTGGAGGACTCCAACGTTGAGCTGTCGGATCAGCTGGTCAATCTGATCGTGGCGCAGCGCAACTACCAGGCCAACGCCAAGACCATTGAAACCGAAAGTGCGGTAACCCAGACCATTATCAACCTGCGTTGA